The DNA segment CGTCGAGCCGTCCGTTCACGCGAACGGAACCGAACTCGGGGACAGACGCCGCTCGAACCGCCGCGGGTGCCCCTATGACGCGAACGTTCACCGAGACGGTCGTCATCCCGCTGGCGAGCCCGAAGGACGCGAAGCGGACGGCCGCGGCCGTCGTCCCGTATCTCGATCCGCCGCCGGATCACGTGCTCGCCGTCACCGTCGTCGAGAAGACGCCGGGTGGTATAGACAAGGCGCCGCTCGAACAGATGACCGAACGCGCCGAGGAGACACTCGAGATCGTCGCCGAACGGTTCGATGAGGCCGGCGTCCCGATCGAGACGCGCGTCCTCTACGGGGGGAACGTGATCGAGGCGATCCTCGACGCCGCCCGGGAGGCGGACGCGAGCTCGATCGTGATGACGCCCCGGAACGCGAGCCGGTGGGTGAAGCTTCTCAGCGGCGACACGGCGCTCTCACTGATGATGAACACGGATCGACCGCTGATCGTCGTGCCCGATCCCGAGGAGGCCGACTGAGATGGCGGACGACCAGGAGCTCGCGAAGGACCTCGGCTTGCTCTCGGCGCTGACCATCGGCATCGGGACGATGATCGGCGCGGGCATCTTCGTCCTACCGGGCGTCGCCGCCCAGGAGGCCGGCCCGATCGTCGTCGTCTCGTTCGTCGTCGGCGGACTGGTCGCGCTGGTCAACGCCTTCTCGGTCGCCGAACTCGGCACCGCGATGCCCAAAGCCGGCGGCGCCTACTACTGGATCAACCGCGCGCTCGGCCCCGCGTTCGGGAGCATCGCCGGCATGGGCGACTGGATGGGCCTCGCGTTCGCCTCGGCGTTCTACTGCATCGGCTTCGGCGGCTACCTCACAACGTTCGTCCCGCTGCCGAGCGTGCTCTTCCTGAGCGACGTCCAGCTCGGCGCGCTGCTCGCGGGGGCGACGTTCGTCGCCGTCAACTACATCGGCGCGAAGGAGACCGGCGGCGTCCAGAGCGTCATCGTCCTGATCCTGCTGGGGATCCTCGGCGTCTTCTCGATCGGCGGCTTTCTCACCTTCGACTACGCCACGCTCGTCGGCGACGGCGGGCTGGCGCCGTTCGGCACGGACGCGATCCTCCCCGCGACCGCGCTGGTGTTCGTCTCCTTCCTGGGGTACGCGAAGATCGCAACCGTCGCCGAGGAGATGAAGAACCCCGGGCGAAACCTCCCGATCGCGGTCATCGGCAGCGTCTCGCTCGTCACAGTGATCTACGCGGTACTCGTGACGGTGATGGTCGGCGTGGTGCCGTGGCCCGACCTCAGCCTCGAGACGCCGGTCGCCCAGGCCTCTGAGGTCGCGTTCGCCGACGTCGGCCTTCCGACGATCGCCATCGCTGGGATCGCCTCGATGATGACCCTCGGCGCATTGCTCGCGACGGCCTCCTCGGCGAACGCCTCGATCCTCGCGTCGGCCCGGATCAACTTCGCGATGGGGCGAGACAAGCTGATCAGCGACGCGCTCAACGAGATCCACACGAAGTTCGCGACGCCCTACCGATCGATCCTCGTCACCGGTGCGATCATCATCGTCCTCATCATCGGGCTCGGAAACGACCTCGAGATCCTCGCGAAGGCCGCGAGCGTGCTCCACCTCATCGTCTACGCGCTGATGAACGTCGCGCTGATCGTCTTTCGGCGCTCGGACCTCCCCGAGTACGACCCCGACTTCACCGTCCCGCTGTACCCGATCACGCCGATCGCCGGGGCGGTGCTCTCGACCGCGCTGATCGGCTTCATGGCCCCCGTCGAGATCGCGCTCTCGGCGCTGTTCGTCGTGGTCGCGATCGCGTGGTACTTCATCTACGCCCGCGGAGAGACCGAACACCAGGGGCTGCTCGGTCAGTACATCCTCTCGCGATCGGACGAGATGCCCGACGCCGCGGTGAGCGTGGCCGAGACGGTCCGGCCCGAGTCGGCCGACTACCGGGTGATGGTACCGCTCTCGAACCCCAGAACCGAGACCAACCTCATCTCGCTGGCGAGCACGCTCGCGAAGGCCAACGACGGCGTCGTTCACGCCGTTCACATCGTCCAGGTGCCCGATCAGACGCCGCTCCAGCAGGGTTCGGAGCACGTCGAACGGATCGACGCCGAGTCCGGGACGCTGCTCGAGGCCGCCCGAGAGGACGCCGAGACGTTCGGCGCGCCCGTCGAGACGACGACGGTCGTCTCCCACGAGTCGTTCGAGGAGGTCTTCAACTCCGCCCGGCGGACCGAGGCCGACGCCGTGGTGATGGGCTGGAGTGAGAACCGACCGTGGGCGGCCGGCCGCGCCGAGGGCGCGCTCGACGAGCTCACTCACGACCTGCCGTGTGACTTCCTCGTGCTGAAGGACCGCGGGCTGGACGTCGGTCGCGTACTCGTGCCGACCGCGGGCGGCCCCGACTCGGATCTCAGCGCCGAGGTCGCGCGCACGCTTCGCGATCAGGTGGGGTCGGAGGTCTCGCTGCTGTACGTCGTCGATGGCGAGGACGAGCGTGCGGAGGGCGAACGGTTCCTCGCCGACTGGGCCACGAGCCACGACCTCGAGGACGCGGAGGCGCTGATCGACGAGTCGGGCGACGTCGAGGGAGCGATCGAGCGGGCGGCCGCCGACCGAGACCTCGTGATCATCGGGGCGACCGAGCGCGGTCTGCTCTCGCGGCTGCTCGGCTCCTCGCTCGTGTTCGACGTGGTCGACGAGGTCGAGTGCTCGGTGCTGCTCGCGGAACGGCCCTCGACGCGCTCGTTGCGCGACCGGCTCTTCGGCTCCGGATCGGACGCCGAGGACTGACGCTTCCGCCGCCTCCGTCGTCCGAACGACGGCCTATTCCGGAGGGATCATAACGGTCGATGACCGTCTCGGAGCGAAAAGCCAACTGCTTAGTCCCTCTGTGAGTTGCATCGACCAATGGCTGACTCCGATCGTCCCGATCCAGCGGACGAGGTCCGGGACGCGGTCGAACGGTCGAGAAGCGGTGCTCCGGCGGCCGGAGCCGTCGTCCGCGATCGATTCTCCGCGGACGAGGTGTTCCAGCGGGTCGTCGCCGCCGCCGACGAGGAGATCACCTCGGGCAACCGCGAGCTGTTCTTCAGCGCGCTCGCCGCGGGGTTCGCGATCACGATAACGTTCCTGTTGTACTCCACGATGACGGCCGCGACGAACGAACACCCGGTACTGAGCGCCCTGCTGTACCCGCTCGGGTTCATCTACATCATCATCGGCGGCTACCAGCTCTACACCGAGAACACGCTCCCGCCGGTCGCGCTCACCCTCGAACGGCTGACCAGCATCCCGGAGCTGTTTCGCCACTGGCTGATCGTGCTCACCGGCAACTTCACTGGCGGCGCGATCGGCGCGGCCGTCCTGACGTGGGGCGGCGTGTTCGGTCCGGAGGCCACCACTGCGGCGGTCCATCACGCGGAGCACGGCCTCGAGACGAGCTTCGGGTCGCTCTTCTTCAAGGCCGCCTTCGCCGGCCTGATCGTCGCCGGCGTGGTCTGGATCGTCTACGCCTCGCGCGATACGATCTCCCGGCTCGTGGTCGTCTACATGGCCTTCCTCGCGATCCCACTGGGGGACCTGTTCCACGTCGTCGTCTCCTTCACCGAGATGGTCTTCATGGTCTTTCGCGGCGAACTCGCGCTCGTCGTCGGCCTCACCGAGTTCGTTCTACCGGTGTTGCTCGGGAACACCATCGGCGGAATCGCGCTGGTGACGGTCGTCAACTACTTCCAGACGACCGACCGGCGCATCGAAGCCGTCCGGTTCGAGGGGACGGACCGCCAACTCACCCTCCGAGAGTGGGCGTTCGGCGGCCTCGTAGGTCGATCGTACATCCCGCCGGTCGACACCACGGAGGGGGTCGTCGACGACGACTCCTACCGGATCGTGGTGCCGATCGCGAACCCCCGGACCGAGACGGCGATCGTCGAACTCGCCTGTGCGCTCGCGAGTCACAAGGAGAACGCGACCGTCCACACCGTCCACATCATCCAGACGCCCGAGCACGGATCACAGGAGTACGGCGGTACCCAGCGACGGCGGGTCGTCAATCGTTCCGAGAACCTGATGGAGAACGTCCACGAGACCGTCGAGAGTCACGACGTCGCGTGCGAGACCTCGACGGTCGTCTCCAAGCGGTCGTTCGAGGAGATCTTCACCATCGCCAGACGCGAGAACGCCGACCTCGTCCTGATGGAGGGCGAGGACAACCAGCTCTGGAACGCCGCCCGCGCCGAGCGCCCGATGAGCGAACTGACCCGCGGTCTCCCCTGTGACTTCCTCGTGCTCAAGGACCGCGGCCGGGACGCCTCGCGGATCCTCCTGCCGACCGCGGGCGGCCCCGACTCGGACCTGAGCGCCGAGGTCGCGTCCACGCTCCAGCGGACCGTCGGTTCGGAGGTCACGCTGCTGCACGTGGTCGACGACGAGGAGGGGCGCGAGGAGGGCGAGCAGTTCCTCACCGACTGGGCCGTCGAGCACGACCTCCAGGACGCCGAGTTGGTCGTCGAGACCGGGAACGTCGAGCGGGCGATCGGGCGCGCCGCGGAGGATCACACGATGATCCTCATCGGGGCGACCGAGCGCGGCCTGATCTCGCGACTCGTGACCGGCTCGCTGCACCTCGACGTGCTCTACGAGGTCGACTGTTCGGTGCTGCTCGCGGAACGTCCCGGCGTTCGGAGCTTCCTCAAGCGGCTGTTCGGGTAGCGCCGAACGATCCGTCGCGCTTTTCTCCCAGGAACCGCTCCCTCGAGTATGGCCCGGTACCACATCGAGACCTACGGCTGCACCTCGAACCGCGGCGAGAGCCGCGCGATCGAGAGCGCGCTGCGCGATGCGGGCCACTACCGGGCGGAGGGCCCCGACGAGGCGGACGTCGCCATCCTGAACACCTGTACCGTCGTCGAGAAGACCGAGACGAACATGCTCCGGCGGGCTCGCGAGCTCGAGGAGGAGACCGCCGACCTGATCGTCACGGGCTGTATGGCGCTGGCCCAGGGCGAGGAGTTCGCCGACGTCGACGCCCGCGTTCTGCACTGGGACGACGTCCCCCAGGCGGCTCTCAACGGCGAGTGTCCCACGCCCGGACCCGGGACCGAACCCGTCCTCGACGGCGTCGTCGGGATCCTGCCGATCGCACGCGGCTGCATGTCGAACTGCTCGTACTGCATCACCAAGCACGCGACCGGTCGGGTGGACTCCCCGCCGGTCGAGGAGAACGTCGAGAAGGCCCGCGCGTTGGTCCACGCCGGCGCGAAGGAGCTCCGGATCACCGGCCAGGACACCGGCGTCTACGGCTGGGACACGGACGAGCGGAAGCTCCCCGAACTCCTCGAGCGGATCTGTGCGATCGAGGGCGACTTCCGCGTCCGGCTCGGCATGGCCAACCCCGGCGGGATCCACGGCATTCACGACGAACTCGCCCGCGTGTTCGTCGAGAACGAGAAGCTCTACGACTTCATCCACGCGCCGGTCCAGTCGGGAAGCGATAGCGTCCTCGAGGAGATGCGCCGCCAGCATCGAGTGGGAAAGTTCCGCGAGGTCGTCGACGCCTTCGACGAGGCCCTGGAGTACTGGACGCTCAGCACCGACTTCATCGTCGGCTTCCCCACCGAGACCGAGGCCGACCACGAGCGAAGCATGGACCTCCTCCGTGAGGTCCGCCCCGAGAAGGTCAACGTCACCCGCTTCTCGAAGCGCCCGAAGACCGACGCGGCGGCGATGAAGGGACTGGGCGGGCAGACCAAGAAGGACCGCTCGAAGGCGATGAGCGAACTGAAGAGGGAGATCGTCGGCGAGGCCTACGAGGCGATGGTCGGCGACGAACGCGAGGTACTCTGCGTCGAACCGGGCACCGGCGACTCGGTGAAGTGTCGCGACTCAGCGTACCGCCAGGTGATCGTGCAGAACGCCTCCGAACACGGGATCGAGCCCGGCGACTTCCTCGACGTCGAGATCACGGGCCACCAGACGATGTACGCGTTCGGGACGCCGATCGACGATCGCGGCTCCGGTGAGACTCACGGCGTTCGATCGGACCCGCCCGCCGAATAGTGTGAGCGTTCATCGTTCGCTCCGCGTTCTCCGGATCCCTTTAGCGGTCTCCGCGCGTTCTCCGTCCATGTACGACGAGATCCTCGTCCCCACGGACGGTAGCGCCGGCATAAAACGCGTCGCTGACCACGCGGTTGCCATCGCAGGGCTATGCGAGGCCACGGTCCACGTACTGTACGTCGTCGACGAAACGGCCTACGCGACGATCCCCGACGACACGCGCGAGCGGGTTCGAGAGGCGTTCGAGGGAGACGGGCATAGCGCCACGAAAACGATCGCCGAGCGGGCCTACGAGCGGGATATCGCGGTGAGGCGTGAACTCCGGTGGGGGGATCCCGCGGTCGCGATCATCGCCTACTCGATCGAGAACGAGATCGATCTGATCGTGATGGGGACGCGCGGTAAAACCGGATTCGAGCGCTACCTACTGGGAAGCGTCGCCGAAAAGGTCGTGCGCGTCTCGCCGATCCCCGTTCTGACGATTCATACCGGCGACCGCGAAGCGTTGCTCGCGGAACTCGACGAACTGATCGGCGGATAGACGATCCTCCGGCGGTTCTCGAGTAGTGCGCGTGAGCCGTTCGGATCGAGTTCGAGAGGAGATCCCGGTCCAGGGGTTCGACGCGGTTACGATCGAGTGCCAAGGGCGGACGCGACCGCGACCGACTTGTCCACGGAGCGCCGACGTCACGCATGGTCGACTGTCCACACTGTGACGAGTCGCTCGAGCTCGTCGTCGAGACCGCTACCGTACCGATCCACCGCGAGGAGCGGACCGACGACATCGAACCGGACGTGTTTCGCTGTGCGGCGTGCGAGGCGGTGCTGTTCGCGACGGTCTCGCGCGAGCTCGAGCGACTGTAACTACTCGGACGAGCCGCCCCGTTCGTCGATCGACAACTCTCCCGAGAGCTCGCGCCGCGGAGCGCCCCCGACCTCGACGCCGGCCTCCCGGAGCCGGTCGGTCGCCTCGCGCAGGTACTCCGATCGGATGCGCACGAAGTCGGTTCGCCGGGGACTGGCGATCCAGTAGCGCGCGTCGAGTACGAGCGCCCCGTCGCGCCGGTCGAGGCGGACGGTCGGCTCCGGAGCGTCGAGCACCTCGGGGTGATCGCGCGCGGCCGCGAGCAGCGCGTCCGTCGCGGCGTCGATCTCGTGGGGATCGACCTCGAACGAGGAGACGATCCGCAGCCGGTTCGAGACGACGTGGTTGGTCACGGCGGCCGTCACCAGCTCCGAGTTCGGGACCGTGATGAGCTCGTCGTTGAACGTCCGAACCCGGGTCGAGCGGAACGTGATCGCGACGATGATTCCCTGTTTTCCGTCCCACTCGATCCAGTCGCCGATGTTGAACGAGGGATCGGTGACGATGAAGACGCCGCTGACGAGGTTGCCGACGACGTCCTGGGCCGCGAAGCCGAGCGCGACGGTCGCCGCGGCGACGATCACCGCCGACCCGCCGACGACGTGACCGAACCCGGCCGCGCCCGCGGCCGCCACGACCGCACCGACGACCACCGCGGCACGGAGCACCCGCCTGAGCGCCTGATCGAGCGTCGGCTCCAACCCCCGCGCGTCGAGCGCGTAGCGGATCGCCGGTTCGAGCAGGAACCGGCCGACTGCGTACAGGAGGGCGAACGCGACGACGAACTCGAGGAGCCCCTCGATCAGCGCGGCGTACCGGACGATCCGTCGCTCGACGGCCGCCGAGACCGTCATCTCCCACCTCCTGGGCTCGACGATGCGTCCTCGTCGTCGGGCACGGGGACGCTACGCCTCCTCGACGACGACGGCCCGCTCCGGTCCACGGTCCTCGACGCCGTCCTGGTCGGCGAACGCCTCGTGGAGCCGGTCGTAGCTCTCGTCGAGCGCCTGGACGATCACCTGGGTGTCGCCGATCACCGGCATGAAGTTGGTGTCGCCCTCCCAGCGGGGGACGACGTGGGTGTGGAGGTGGTCGTCGATCGACCCGCCCGCGCCGTCGCCGAGGTTGAGCCCCGCGTTGAACCCGTCGGGCGAGAACGCCGCCTCGAGCGCGTCGAACGTCCGCCGTTTCAGCCGGGCGTGATCCAACAGTTCCTCGTCCGCGAGGTCGCCGTACTCGCCGGTGTGCCGATGGGGGATCACCATCACGTGGCCCGGGCTGTAGGGGTAGTTGTTCAGCAGGACGAACGCGCGTTCGCTCCGCGCCACGAGTCGGTTCTCCCGGTCGGCGTCGTCCGCGACGAACGAACAGAACACGCATTCCTCCGAGGGCTCGGACTCCCGCTCGACCCACTCGATCCGCCAGGGCGCGAACACCTGATCCATCGTCCGTTGGTAATCCCTCCGTCCACCTTTAAGCTCGCGCATCCCCGGTCCGGTTCTCCTCCGTCCCGTTCCCGTCACCGTCGAACGAACGCCGGACGGATCGATCCGTCGACCTTCGGTGATTTCTTGGTCCGCGGCTCTCTGAAAACGACCATGCAGACCGTTTGGAGTCGATACCCGTGAGATGGCGAGTCGACTGGCGGGCTAGCTTCAGTCTGGTCGGAACGGTCGTGAAATACCTCGCTCTGACGATGCTGGTCCCGCTGTCCGTCGCCGTCCTCTACCGGGAGGACGTCTGGGCGTTCGTCGTCTCGATCGCGATCACGGCCGTGATCGGACTGGCGCTCGAGCGGCTGGACCCGGATCCGGACCTCGGGCCGGAGGAGGCGCTGTTGCTGGTCTCGATGGCGTGGTTCGCGGCCGCTCTCATCGGTACGATTCCGTACCTGCTCGCCGGCTACGGCACCGATTCGACGCTCGCCCACCCGGTGAACGCGCTGTTCGAGTCGACGAGCGGGTTCACGACGACCGGCGCGACCGTGATGGGCGAGATCAGCGTCGAGCAGCACTCCCACGCGCTGCTGATGTGGCGCCAGCTCACCCAGTGGCTCGGCGGTATGGGGATCATCGTGCTGATGATCGCCATCCTTCCCGAACTCGCGGTCAACGGCGCGCAGCTGATGCAGTCGGAGGCGCCCGGTCCCACGCTTCAGAAGCTGACGCCGAAGATCGCGAACACGGCGCGGGCGCTCTGGATGGTCTACTTCGGGTTCACCGTCCTGCTGATCTGTCTCCTCTACGGCCTCCACCTGGTCGGAATGGCGCCGAACATGAACCTCTACAACGCCATCGCCCACGGATTCTCGACCCTGCCGACGGGCGGGTTCTCGCCACAGGCCGACAGCATCGCCGCGTTCTCGGCCGCCGTCCAGTGGATCATCATTCCCTTCATGGTGATCGCCGGGGTGAACTTCGCGCTGTTCTGGCGCGTGCTCAGAGGGGAGGTCAGAGCGCTCCTCGAGGACGTCGAGTTCCGGGCGTACGCGGGCGCGATCGCGGTGTTCGTCGCCGTGCTCGCCGTGTTGCTCTACCAGGGAGCGGCTCCCGTCCTCGAGATCGGCGGGTCGACCGAGGGCGCAAGCGAGAACGCGCTACGCCAGGCCGCCTTCCAGATCGGGTCGCTGCTGAACTCGACCGGGTTCGCGACGAGCGACTTCGCCGAGTGGGACACCCACGGCCAGATGGTCGTCCTGTTCGCGATGTTCGTCGGGGGATCCGCCGGCTCGACCGGCGGCGGGGTGAAGGTCATCCGGTGGATCGTGATCCTCAAGACGCTCCGACGCGAGCTGTTCGTCTCCGTTCACCCGAGTGCGGTCCGCCCGGTGAGGGTGGCCGATCGCGTCGTCGACGAGGACGTGATACGGGGAATCTTCGCCTTTACGTTCCTGTATCTGCTCCTGTTCGCCCTCGCGTCCGTGTTCATCGCGCTCGACGCAGCCCGCGTCGGGGTCGAACTGAGCGCGCTCGAGGCCGTCAGCGCCTCGCTGGCCACCATCGGAAACATCGGCCCGGGGTTCGGGAGGCTCGGCCCGTTCGGGAGCTATCTGTTCTTCTCGGACGCCTCGAAGCTCCTCATGATCTTCCTGATGTGGGTCGGACGCCTGGAGATCGTCCCCGTGCTCGCGCTGGTCGTCAGTTCGATCGAGGAGTGACTGAGACGCGCGGGCGGGCGCCGGAAACCGCTCAACCGGCGCGTGAGAGGATGCGTAGAAACGCCCACGTCGTCCAGAGGACGACGACGATCGCGATGACGACGAGCTCCTGTCGGATGATCGACGATCCCGTCACCTGCAGTACGAGGTACTCGAGGAGGACGTACGAGAACAGAACGGCGAGGACGTCCCAGATCGACCGCGGATCTCTGAGGCTGGGTGGTCTCATAGGCGTCGTTCGCGCTTCTCCACCAACCCAGTTGGTCGTTGTGGGGTCCGCACTCGATCGGTTCGGGAGGGCGCGATACCGTCGACCGGCGTCGGTTCGATGACGGTGGCCGAGCCGACTCGTCCGTTCCATTCACGGCTCTGCCGTTCCCGCGACGTGTGATCCGACGTACACATATTATAAACTATGTAAAATAGACAAATATTTATCCAATTAGACACAAGGCCAGAACTGATGGCCGCCAAAGAGCCCTCCTCCCAGACGATGAACGAGCCCTGTCCGACCTGCGACAGGAACACCGATCACGTCGTCTCACTCGAGATCAGAACCGAAGGAACGAACCCCGAGACCGCCCGCTACTCCCGAGAACCCTACCGCATCACGCGCTGTCTCGGCTGTGGCGAACGCCGGAGCCAGCGAATGAACAACGCGTAGTCCGCGCCGCGCCCGAACTGAGAACCCTCGCCGCCGGACGCACGGAGTCCCCGCGACCGCCGGTCGATCGGGTCCGACGCGAACGGCCCGTTCAGCCGCGCGTCGTCACTTCACAGCCGTCCTCGGTGACGATCACCGTGTGTTCCTTCTGACTGACGAGTCGACCCGCGTCCTCCTTCAGGACGGGGTAGCCGTGGACCAGCCCCTGGGTCTTCAGCCGTCGTAGTGCCATCTCCGAGCGCGAGGAGTCGAGCCACCGGGCCGCGAACGGCAGGGTGCGAAACTCCTCGGTGATCTGCTCGAGCACCTGCTTGGCCTGGCGGTTGCGCACCGAGCCCTCGCGCTCGAGCGCGAAGATCTGTTCCGAACTCCCCTCGCCGACCCGTCCGCTGCCGTCGGTGGCGAACGGCTCGATGGCGACGACGTCGCCGACCTCGAACTCGACGCCCTGCGAGACCCCGCGGTTAGGGATGCTCGGGTCGGTGTGCTGGTCCCAGTGGCCCAGCCCGTGGCCCGAGAGATTTACTACCGGATTGTAGCCGTAGCCCTCGATCGCCTCCTCGATCGCGGCGCCGACCTCGCCGGTGTGGACGCCCGGCTCGACGGTCTCGAGTGCCGCCTCGAGCGCCTCGGCGCTGGCGTCGACGAGGTCCGCGTTACCCGAGTGGTCGACCGTGATCGCGGTGTCGGCGAGCCAGCCATCGACGT comes from the Halalkalicoccus sp. CG83 genome and includes:
- a CDS encoding universal stress protein, yielding MTRTFTETVVIPLASPKDAKRTAAAVVPYLDPPPDHVLAVTVVEKTPGGIDKAPLEQMTERAEETLEIVAERFDEAGVPIETRVLYGGNVIEAILDAAREADASSIVMTPRNASRWVKLLSGDTALSLMMNTDRPLIVVPDPEEAD
- a CDS encoding amino acid permease, with the protein product MADDQELAKDLGLLSALTIGIGTMIGAGIFVLPGVAAQEAGPIVVVSFVVGGLVALVNAFSVAELGTAMPKAGGAYYWINRALGPAFGSIAGMGDWMGLAFASAFYCIGFGGYLTTFVPLPSVLFLSDVQLGALLAGATFVAVNYIGAKETGGVQSVIVLILLGILGVFSIGGFLTFDYATLVGDGGLAPFGTDAILPATALVFVSFLGYAKIATVAEEMKNPGRNLPIAVIGSVSLVTVIYAVLVTVMVGVVPWPDLSLETPVAQASEVAFADVGLPTIAIAGIASMMTLGALLATASSANASILASARINFAMGRDKLISDALNEIHTKFATPYRSILVTGAIIIVLIIGLGNDLEILAKAASVLHLIVYALMNVALIVFRRSDLPEYDPDFTVPLYPITPIAGAVLSTALIGFMAPVEIALSALFVVVAIAWYFIYARGETEHQGLLGQYILSRSDEMPDAAVSVAETVRPESADYRVMVPLSNPRTETNLISLASTLAKANDGVVHAVHIVQVPDQTPLQQGSEHVERIDAESGTLLEAAREDAETFGAPVETTTVVSHESFEEVFNSARRTEADAVVMGWSENRPWAAGRAEGALDELTHDLPCDFLVLKDRGLDVGRVLVPTAGGPDSDLSAEVARTLRDQVGSEVSLLYVVDGEDERAEGERFLADWATSHDLEDAEALIDESGDVEGAIERAAADRDLVIIGATERGLLSRLLGSSLVFDVVDEVECSVLLAERPSTRSLRDRLFGSGSDAED
- the map gene encoding type II methionyl aminopeptidase; this translates as MSSVDLQSEQYEKHREAGKILAQVREEAADRVEVGTSHLEVAEYAEDRIRELGGEPAFPVNISIDEEAAHATPSRDDESTFGEEMINLDIGVHVDGWLADTAITVDHSGNADLVDASAEALEAALETVEPGVHTGEVGAAIEEAIEGYGYNPVVNLSGHGLGHWDQHTDPSIPNRGVSQGVEFEVGDVVAIEPFATDGSGRVGEGSSEQIFALEREGSVRNRQAKQVLEQITEEFRTLPFAARWLDSSRSEMALRRLKTQGLVHGYPVLKEDAGRLVSQKEHTVIVTEDGCEVTTRG
- a CDS encoding mechanosensitive ion channel family protein, yielding MTVSAAVERRIVRYAALIEGLLEFVVAFALLYAVGRFLLEPAIRYALDARGLEPTLDQALRRVLRAAVVVGAVVAAAGAAGFGHVVGGSAVIVAAATVALGFAAQDVVGNLVSGVFIVTDPSFNIGDWIEWDGKQGIIVAITFRSTRVRTFNDELITVPNSELVTAAVTNHVVSNRLRIVSSFEVDPHEIDAATDALLAAARDHPEVLDAPEPTVRLDRRDGALVLDARYWIASPRRTDFVRIRSEYLREATDRLREAGVEVGGAPRRELSGELSIDERGGSSE
- a CDS encoding HIT family protein; translated protein: MDQVFAPWRIEWVERESEPSEECVFCSFVADDADRENRLVARSERAFVLLNNYPYSPGHVMVIPHRHTGEYGDLADEELLDHARLKRRTFDALEAAFSPDGFNAGLNLGDGAGGSIDDHLHTHVVPRWEGDTNFMPVIGDTQVIVQALDESYDRLHEAFADQDGVEDRGPERAVVVEEA
- a CDS encoding TrkH family potassium uptake protein, whose translation is MRWRVDWRASFSLVGTVVKYLALTMLVPLSVAVLYREDVWAFVVSIAITAVIGLALERLDPDPDLGPEEALLLVSMAWFAAALIGTIPYLLAGYGTDSTLAHPVNALFESTSGFTTTGATVMGEISVEQHSHALLMWRQLTQWLGGMGIIVLMIAILPELAVNGAQLMQSEAPGPTLQKLTPKIANTARALWMVYFGFTVLLICLLYGLHLVGMAPNMNLYNAIAHGFSTLPTGGFSPQADSIAAFSAAVQWIIIPFMVIAGVNFALFWRVLRGEVRALLEDVEFRAYAGAIAVFVAVLAVLLYQGAAPVLEIGGSTEGASENALRQAAFQIGSLLNSTGFATSDFAEWDTHGQMVVLFAMFVGGSAGSTGGGVKVIRWIVILKTLRRELFVSVHPSAVRPVRVADRVVDEDVIRGIFAFTFLYLLLFALASVFIALDAARVGVELSALEAVSASLATIGNIGPGFGRLGPFGSYLFFSDASKLLMIFLMWVGRLEIVPVLALVVSSIEE
- a CDS encoding tRNA (N(6)-L-threonylcarbamoyladenosine(37)-C(2))-methylthiotransferase, which encodes MARYHIETYGCTSNRGESRAIESALRDAGHYRAEGPDEADVAILNTCTVVEKTETNMLRRARELEEETADLIVTGCMALAQGEEFADVDARVLHWDDVPQAALNGECPTPGPGTEPVLDGVVGILPIARGCMSNCSYCITKHATGRVDSPPVEENVEKARALVHAGAKELRITGQDTGVYGWDTDERKLPELLERICAIEGDFRVRLGMANPGGIHGIHDELARVFVENEKLYDFIHAPVQSGSDSVLEEMRRQHRVGKFREVVDAFDEALEYWTLSTDFIVGFPTETEADHERSMDLLREVRPEKVNVTRFSKRPKTDAAAMKGLGGQTKKDRSKAMSELKREIVGEAYEAMVGDEREVLCVEPGTGDSVKCRDSAYRQVIVQNASEHGIEPGDFLDVEITGHQTMYAFGTPIDDRGSGETHGVRSDPPAE
- a CDS encoding universal stress protein, with the translated sequence MYDEILVPTDGSAGIKRVADHAVAIAGLCEATVHVLYVVDETAYATIPDDTRERVREAFEGDGHSATKTIAERAYERDIAVRRELRWGDPAVAIIAYSIENEIDLIVMGTRGKTGFERYLLGSVAEKVVRVSPIPVLTIHTGDREALLAELDELIGG
- a CDS encoding DUF7835 family putative zinc beta-ribbon protein codes for the protein MAAKEPSSQTMNEPCPTCDRNTDHVVSLEIRTEGTNPETARYSREPYRITRCLGCGERRSQRMNNA
- a CDS encoding formate/nitrite transporter family protein, producing the protein MADSDRPDPADEVRDAVERSRSGAPAAGAVVRDRFSADEVFQRVVAAADEEITSGNRELFFSALAAGFAITITFLLYSTMTAATNEHPVLSALLYPLGFIYIIIGGYQLYTENTLPPVALTLERLTSIPELFRHWLIVLTGNFTGGAIGAAVLTWGGVFGPEATTAAVHHAEHGLETSFGSLFFKAAFAGLIVAGVVWIVYASRDTISRLVVVYMAFLAIPLGDLFHVVVSFTEMVFMVFRGELALVVGLTEFVLPVLLGNTIGGIALVTVVNYFQTTDRRIEAVRFEGTDRQLTLREWAFGGLVGRSYIPPVDTTEGVVDDDSYRIVVPIANPRTETAIVELACALASHKENATVHTVHIIQTPEHGSQEYGGTQRRRVVNRSENLMENVHETVESHDVACETSTVVSKRSFEEIFTIARRENADLVLMEGEDNQLWNAARAERPMSELTRGLPCDFLVLKDRGRDASRILLPTAGGPDSDLSAEVASTLQRTVGSEVTLLHVVDDEEGREEGEQFLTDWAVEHDLQDAELVVETGNVERAIGRAAEDHTMILIGATERGLISRLVTGSLHLDVLYEVDCSVLLAERPGVRSFLKRLFG